The following proteins are co-located in the Pseudomonas sp. DY-1 genome:
- the rlmKL gene encoding bifunctional 23S rRNA (guanine(2069)-N(7))-methyltransferase RlmK/23S rRNA (guanine(2445)-N(2))-methyltransferase RlmL, with protein MSDRYELFLTCPKSLEGLLVEEATQLGLQEVREQVAAVRGKADLETAYRLCLWSRLANRVLLVLKRFPVQNAEDLYHGVLAVDWHDHLMPSGSLAVEFSGHGSGIDNTHFGALKVKDAVVDKLRNADGVRPSVDKVNPDLRIHLRLEKGEAILSVDLAGHSLHQRGYRLQQGAAPLKENLAAAILIRSGWPRIAAEGGALADPMCGVGTFLVEAAMMAADIAPNLKRERWGFTNWLGHVPALWKKLHEEARDRADAGLAKPPLWIRGYEADPRLIQPGRNNIERAGLSNWVKIYQGELATFEPRPDQNQKGLVVSNPPYGERLGDEASLLYLYQNLGERLRQSCLGWEAAVFTGAPELGKRMGIRSHKQYAFWNGALACKLLLLKVLPEQFVTGDRRAAAEGERTSVRAEPARLSEGGQMFANRLQKNLKQLGKWARKEGIQCYRLYDADMPEYALAVDLYGDWVHVQEYAPPRSIDPEKAQARLLDALAAIPQALDVDPSRVVVKRRERQSGTRQYERQGSEGRFMEVSEGGVKLLVNLTDYLDTGLFLDHRPMRMRIQREADGKRFLNLFCYTATASVHAAKGGARSTTSVDLSKTYLDWARRNLSLNGFSDKHRLQQGDVMAWLAEDRGEYDMIFIDPPTFSNSKRMEGVFDVQRDHVQLLDLAMARLAPGGVLYFSNNFRKFQLDEGLVSRYAVSEISAETLDPDFARNAKIHRAWRLTTR; from the coding sequence ATGTCGGATCGCTACGAACTTTTTCTCACCTGCCCGAAGAGCCTGGAAGGCCTGCTGGTCGAAGAGGCTACACAACTCGGCTTGCAGGAGGTACGCGAGCAGGTTGCTGCAGTGCGCGGCAAGGCTGACCTGGAAACCGCCTACCGCCTGTGCCTCTGGTCGCGCTTGGCCAACCGAGTGCTGCTGGTGCTCAAGCGCTTCCCGGTACAGAACGCTGAAGATCTCTATCACGGCGTGCTGGCGGTGGACTGGCACGATCATCTGATGCCCAGCGGTAGCCTGGCGGTGGAGTTCAGTGGCCACGGTTCGGGCATCGACAACACGCATTTCGGTGCGCTCAAGGTCAAGGACGCTGTGGTGGACAAGCTGCGCAATGCCGATGGAGTGCGCCCTTCCGTGGACAAGGTGAACCCCGACCTGCGCATCCACCTGCGCCTGGAGAAGGGCGAGGCGATCCTGTCCGTCGACCTGGCCGGCCATAGCCTGCACCAGCGTGGCTATCGCCTGCAGCAGGGGGCCGCACCGCTCAAGGAAAACCTGGCGGCTGCCATTCTGATCCGCTCAGGCTGGCCAAGGATCGCTGCTGAAGGTGGGGCGCTGGCCGACCCCATGTGTGGTGTTGGCACCTTCCTGGTCGAGGCGGCGATGATGGCGGCCGATATTGCGCCCAACCTCAAGCGCGAGCGCTGGGGGTTCACCAACTGGTTGGGCCATGTCCCGGCGCTGTGGAAGAAGCTTCACGAAGAGGCGCGTGACCGCGCTGACGCCGGCCTGGCCAAACCGCCGCTGTGGATTCGTGGGTACGAGGCGGACCCCCGCCTGATCCAGCCTGGGCGCAACAACATCGAACGCGCCGGCCTCAGCAACTGGGTGAAGATTTATCAAGGCGAACTGGCCACCTTCGAGCCGCGCCCGGACCAGAACCAGAAGGGCCTGGTCGTCAGCAATCCGCCCTACGGCGAGCGTCTTGGCGACGAAGCCAGCCTGCTCTATCTCTATCAGAACCTCGGTGAGCGCCTGCGCCAGTCGTGCCTGGGGTGGGAAGCGGCGGTATTCACCGGTGCGCCGGAGCTGGGCAAGCGCATGGGCATCCGTAGCCACAAGCAGTACGCGTTCTGGAACGGCGCCCTGGCGTGCAAGCTCCTGCTGCTCAAGGTGTTGCCGGAACAGTTCGTGACCGGTGATCGTCGGGCGGCCGCGGAGGGCGAGCGTACCTCCGTGCGCGCGGAGCCCGCGCGCCTCTCCGAAGGCGGCCAGATGTTCGCCAATCGATTGCAGAAGAACCTCAAGCAACTGGGCAAGTGGGCGCGCAAGGAGGGTATCCAGTGTTATCGCCTGTATGACGCGGATATGCCCGAGTATGCCCTGGCGGTCGACCTCTATGGTGATTGGGTGCACGTGCAGGAGTACGCACCGCCTCGTTCCATCGACCCTGAGAAGGCTCAGGCGCGCCTGCTCGATGCGCTGGCGGCGATTCCCCAAGCGCTGGACGTGGACCCCTCCCGCGTGGTGGTCAAGCGGCGCGAGCGCCAGAGTGGAACCCGCCAGTACGAGCGCCAGGGCAGCGAAGGGCGCTTCATGGAGGTGAGTGAAGGTGGCGTGAAGCTACTTGTGAACCTCACCGACTACCTGGACACCGGCCTGTTCCTCGACCATCGCCCGATGCGCATGCGCATCCAGCGCGAGGCCGACGGTAAACGTTTCCTCAACCTCTTCTGCTACACCGCCACGGCAAGCGTTCATGCGGCCAAGGGTGGCGCGCGTAGCACCACCAGCGTGGACTTGTCGAAGACCTACCTCGACTGGGCGCGGCGCAACCTGTCGTTGAATGGTTTCTCCGACAAGCACCGGTTGCAGCAGGGCGACGTGATGGCCTGGCTGGCAGAAGATCGCGGGGAGTACGACATGATCTTCATTGACCCGCCGACCTTCTCCAACTCCAAGCGCATGGAAGGGGTGTTCGACGTTCAACGTGACCATGTCCAGTTGCTGG
- the rmf gene encoding ribosome modulation factor — MRRLKRDPMERAFLRGYQHGINGKSRDLCPFTHPTTRQAWINGWREGRGDNWDGLTGAAGIHRLNELHAVG; from the coding sequence ATGAGAAGACTTAAGCGTGATCCGATGGAACGAGCATTTTTGCGCGGCTATCAGCACGGCATCAACGGCAAATCCCGCGATCTTTGTCCTTTCACCCATCCCACCACACGGCAAGCCTGGATCAATGGTTGGCGCGAAGGCCGTGGCGATAACTGGGATGGCCTCACCGGCGCAGCCGGCATTCATCGACTGAACGAACTCCACGCCGTCGGCTGA
- a CDS encoding quinone-dependent dihydroorotate dehydrogenase, with protein sequence MYKLARELLFSLSPETSHELSIDLIGAGGRLGLNRLLTKAPASLPVKVMGLEFPNPVGLAAGLDKNGDAIDGFAQLGFGFVEIGTVTPRPQPGNPKPRLFRLPQAEAIINRMGFNNLGVDHLLARVHASRYDGVLGINIGKNFDTPVERAVDDYLICLDKVYDHASYVTVNVSSPNTPGLRSLQFGDSLKQLLEALRNRQEALAAQYGKHVPLAIKIAPDMSDEETAMVAKALLESGMDAVIATNTTLGREGVEGLPFGDEAGGLSGAPVRDKSTQTVKVLAGELGGRLPIIAVGGITEGRHAAEKIAAGASLVQIYSGFIYKGPALIREAVDAIAGLPRN encoded by the coding sequence ATGTACAAACTGGCCCGCGAGCTGCTCTTTTCCCTGTCCCCGGAAACCTCCCACGAACTCTCCATCGACCTGATCGGAGCCGGTGGCCGACTCGGCCTCAACCGACTGCTGACCAAGGCACCGGCAAGCCTGCCAGTGAAGGTGATGGGGCTGGAGTTCCCCAACCCGGTTGGCCTGGCCGCCGGCCTGGACAAGAACGGTGACGCCATCGACGGCTTCGCCCAGCTTGGCTTCGGCTTCGTCGAGATCGGTACCGTGACGCCGCGCCCGCAGCCGGGCAATCCCAAACCGCGGTTATTCCGTCTGCCCCAGGCCGAAGCCATCATCAACCGCATGGGCTTCAACAACCTGGGCGTCGACCATCTGCTGGCGCGGGTGCATGCCTCCCGGTATGACGGCGTACTGGGCATCAATATCGGCAAGAACTTCGACACCCCGGTAGAGCGGGCGGTGGACGACTACCTGATCTGCCTGGACAAGGTTTACGACCACGCGAGTTATGTGACGGTCAACGTCAGCTCGCCGAACACCCCCGGCCTGCGCAGCCTGCAGTTCGGTGACTCGCTGAAGCAATTGCTGGAGGCCCTGCGCAACCGCCAGGAGGCCCTGGCTGCCCAGTACGGCAAACACGTGCCGCTGGCCATCAAGATCGCCCCGGACATGAGCGACGAGGAAACCGCAATGGTGGCCAAGGCGCTGTTGGAGTCCGGCATGGATGCAGTGATCGCCACCAACACCACCCTCGGCCGCGAAGGCGTCGAAGGGCTGCCGTTCGGCGACGAGGCGGGTGGCCTGTCCGGTGCTCCTGTGCGTGACAAGAGTACCCAGACGGTGAAAGTGCTGGCCGGTGAACTGGGCGGTCGCCTGCCGATCATTGCTGTCGGCGGTATCACCGAGGGGCGTCATGCGGCGGAGAAAATCGCTGCCGGTGCAAGCCTGGTACAGATTTACTCGGGCTTCATCTACAAGGGGCCGGCACTGATTCGCGAGGCGGTGGATGCCATCGCTGGTCTGCCAAGGAACTGA
- a CDS encoding DUF2835 domain-containing protein, producing the protein MPSVVLDISLTADEFVAVYQGRANRVLLRSRDGRKVSLPAHHLRPHLGHAGVRGTFELEFSADGKLMSLRRLA; encoded by the coding sequence ATGCCCAGCGTGGTGCTGGATATTTCCCTGACTGCGGACGAATTCGTCGCAGTCTATCAAGGTCGGGCCAACCGTGTGTTGCTACGTAGTCGCGATGGCCGGAAGGTCAGCCTGCCTGCCCATCATCTGCGCCCACATCTGGGTCACGCCGGGGTTCGTGGCACCTTCGAGCTTGAATTCTCGGCAGATGGCAAGCTCATGAGCCTGCGTCGCCTCGCCTGA
- a CDS encoding DUF6685 family protein: MSQMQPPPLSARLAAIAQRFGLGKASRRVFERASQLHLPFQQLPPPQETIWWQASPPLQRLVELPRSALSGPVQEDKAEAHAVLVGVIKRSEQHLSSFDLRQVDGFCGHDNEPLPTASFEDYLSGLHSRKVRIISYKDFIKAISLPLPRFLAGSPISLFRANWCGKRVFWNGDQHSEAFAASIAYARLRELEATLPAEIIDYRIDDGGLDLLDDRYHVLAMPVQAWSDPSFMGLLLDGGIPYSRLTILRHAGAPEFILLPKKHADATALGEGLRLAGAADVVKYLRALA, from the coding sequence ATGAGTCAGATGCAGCCACCACCACTGAGCGCCCGCCTGGCTGCAATCGCCCAGCGCTTTGGCCTTGGCAAAGCGTCGCGCCGAGTGTTCGAACGCGCCAGTCAATTGCATCTGCCATTCCAGCAACTGCCGCCCCCCCAGGAAACCATCTGGTGGCAGGCAAGCCCGCCCCTGCAACGCCTGGTGGAACTGCCGCGCAGCGCGCTGTCAGGCCCCGTCCAGGAAGACAAGGCCGAAGCCCATGCCGTGCTGGTGGGCGTGATCAAGCGCAGCGAGCAGCACCTCTCCAGCTTCGACCTGCGCCAGGTCGATGGTTTCTGCGGCCACGACAACGAACCGCTCCCCACTGCCAGCTTCGAGGACTACCTGAGCGGCCTGCACAGCCGCAAGGTGCGCATCATTAGCTACAAGGACTTCATCAAGGCCATCAGCCTGCCGTTGCCACGCTTCCTCGCCGGCTCACCCATCAGCCTCTTCCGGGCCAACTGGTGCGGCAAGCGAGTGTTCTGGAACGGCGACCAGCATTCCGAAGCGTTTGCCGCCTCCATCGCCTACGCACGCCTGCGCGAGCTGGAAGCCACGCTCCCCGCCGAGATCATCGACTACCGCATTGACGACGGCGGCCTTGATCTGCTGGACGACCGTTACCATGTCCTGGCCATGCCGGTGCAGGCCTGGAGCGACCCCTCGTTCATGGGCCTGCTGCTGGATGGCGGCATCCCCTATTCCCGCCTGACCATCCTGCGTCATGCCGGAGCCCCGGAATTCATCCTGCTACCCAAGAAACACGCCGATGCTACCGCCCTCGGCGAAGGCCTTCGCCTGGCCGGCGCAGCGGATGTCGTGAAATACCTGCGGGCATTGGCCTGA
- a CDS encoding cupin domain-containing protein: MIHFPNAARQFVESGIPGIRVASIWGENGNGSDFIEFKAGAVFPCHDHEGPEEILVLSGRIRFGDLALAAGDYMRIGPDEEHDAEALEDSLFFLAHLGGAIIKE; the protein is encoded by the coding sequence ATGATCCATTTCCCCAACGCAGCCCGTCAGTTCGTCGAGTCCGGCATCCCCGGAATCCGTGTTGCCTCCATCTGGGGTGAAAATGGCAACGGTTCGGACTTCATTGAATTCAAGGCTGGCGCCGTCTTCCCGTGCCATGACCACGAAGGCCCGGAGGAAATCCTCGTGCTGTCCGGCCGCATCCGCTTTGGCGACCTGGCTCTCGCGGCGGGTGACTACATGCGGATTGGCCCGGACGAGGAGCATGACGCTGAGGCCCTGGAGGACTCACTGTTCTTCCTCGCTCACCTTGGCGGCGCAATCATCAAGGAATGA
- a CDS encoding NAD-glutamate dehydrogenase, which produces MAFFTAASKADFQHQLQAALAQHVSEQALPQVSLFAEQFFGIIALDELTQRRMSDLAGCTLSSWRLLERFDPASPEVRVFNPDYEKHGWQSTHTAVEVLHPDIPFLVDSVRMELNRRGYSIHTLQNNVLSVRRNAKGELQEVLPKGTQGKDVRQEALMYLEIDRCANNGAMKTLEKALLEVLGEVRVAVADFKPMKAKAQELLAWLDKAKLKVDGEELKEVKVFMDWILDDHFTFLGYEEFTVADDKNGGHLVYDEKSLLGVSRLRRAGLKKDDVHIEAEALEYLREPNLLSFAKAAEPSRVHRPAYPDFVSIRELDAKGKVVKECRFMGLYTSSVYAESVEHIPYIRRKVAEIQRRSGFDAKAHLGKELAQVLEVLPRDDLFQTPVADLFTTAMSIVQMQERNKIRLFLRRDPYGRFAYALAYVPRDVYSTETRLKIQQILMDRLQATDCEFWTFFSESVLARVQFILRLDPKIKLNVDIALLEKEVIQACRSWKDDYASLVNESFGEGQGTRVLADFPKGFPAGYRERFAPHSAVVDMQHLHSLSDERPLVMSFYQPLVQGEQQLHCKLYHADTPLALSDVLPILENLGLRVLGEFPYRLARQDGRQYWIHDFAFTSALGDEVDLQELNDTLQDAFVHIVGGHAENDAFNRLVLTAAMPWRDVALLRAYARYLKQIRLGFDLSYIASTLLNHANIAKELVRLFKTRFYLARKLAADDLEDKQQKLEHAILSELDNVAVLNEDRILRRYLDLIKATLRTNFYQPDAAGQNKSYFSFKLSPRLIPEIPRPVPKFEIFVYCPRVEGVHLRFGDVARGGLRWSDREEDFRTEVLGLVKAQQVKNAVIVPMGAKGGFIPRRLPVGGTRDDIQNEAIACYRIFISGLLDVTDNLKEGKVVPPANVVRHDADDPYLVVAADKGTATFSDIANGIAQDYGFWLGDAFASGGSAGYDHKGMGITAKGGWVSVQRHFRERGIDVQKDHFTVIGIGDMAGDVFGNGLLLSDKLQLVAAFNHMHIFIDPNPDAASSFIERKRMFDLPRSSWADYDTKLISEGGGIFLRSAKSIAISPQMQQRFEIEADKLTPTELLNALLKAPVDLLWNGGIGTYVKASSESHADVGDKANDALRVDGRELRAKVVGEGGNLGMTQLGRVEYGLNGGASNTDFIDNAGGVDCSDHEVNIKILLNEIVANGDMTGKQRNKLLAEMTDDVGSLVLGNNYKQTQALSLAQRRAREKIGEYKRLVAALESAGKLDRGLEFLPSDDELNERIANGQGLTRPELSVLISYSKIDLKESLLKSLVPDDDYLAQEMETAFPARLAETFGESMRRHRLKREIISTQIANDLVNHMGITFVQRLKESTGMSAANVAGAYVVVRDVFRLPHWWQQIEALDYKVPAELQLTLMDELMRLGRRATRWFLRSRREDQNAARDVNHFAPRVEALAGRLDELLEGPSREQWLARFQSYVEAGAPEDLARVVAGTSHLYTLLPIIEASDVTGKDTAEVATAYFAVGGALDLSWYLQQITSLPVENNWQALAREAFRDDLDWQQRAITISVLQMNEGPADIEERVALWLDQHRALVERWKAMLIELRAATATDYAMYAVANRELMDLAQSGQHGICIP; this is translated from the coding sequence ATGGCGTTCTTCACGGCGGCCAGCAAAGCCGACTTCCAGCACCAACTGCAAGCGGCCCTGGCGCAGCACGTCAGCGAACAGGCATTGCCACAAGTTTCCCTGTTCGCCGAACAATTCTTCGGCATCATCGCGCTCGACGAGCTGACCCAGCGCCGCATGTCCGACCTGGCCGGCTGCACCCTGTCGTCCTGGCGCCTGCTGGAGCGCTTCGACCCCGCCAGCCCTGAAGTGCGGGTATTCAACCCCGACTACGAGAAACACGGCTGGCAGTCCACCCATACCGCCGTGGAAGTGCTGCACCCCGACATCCCCTTCCTGGTGGACTCGGTGCGCATGGAGCTTAACCGTCGCGGCTATAGCATCCATACCCTGCAGAACAACGTGCTCAGCGTGCGTCGCAATGCCAAGGGCGAACTGCAGGAAGTCCTGCCCAAGGGTACCCAGGGCAAGGATGTGCGCCAGGAAGCGCTGATGTACCTGGAAATCGACCGCTGTGCCAACAACGGTGCCATGAAGACCCTGGAAAAGGCTCTGTTGGAAGTGCTTGGCGAGGTTCGCGTGGCCGTGGCGGACTTCAAGCCGATGAAGGCCAAGGCCCAGGAGCTGCTGGCCTGGCTGGACAAGGCCAAGCTGAAGGTCGATGGCGAAGAGCTGAAGGAAGTGAAGGTGTTCATGGACTGGATCCTGGACGACCATTTCACCTTCCTCGGCTATGAAGAATTCACCGTGGCCGACGACAAGAACGGCGGTCACCTGGTTTATGACGAGAAATCCCTGCTGGGGGTTTCCAGGCTGCGCCGTGCGGGCCTGAAAAAGGACGACGTGCACATCGAGGCCGAGGCGCTGGAGTACCTGCGCGAGCCCAATCTGCTGTCCTTTGCCAAGGCAGCCGAACCGAGTCGCGTGCACCGCCCGGCTTATCCGGACTTCGTCTCCATCCGTGAGCTGGATGCCAAGGGCAAGGTGGTAAAGGAGTGCCGCTTCATGGGCCTCTACACCTCCTCGGTGTACGCCGAAAGCGTCGAGCATATTCCCTACATCCGCCGCAAAGTGGCGGAAATCCAGCGCCGTTCCGGCTTCGATGCCAAGGCTCACCTGGGCAAGGAACTGGCCCAGGTCCTGGAAGTACTGCCGCGTGACGACCTGTTCCAGACCCCGGTGGCCGATCTGTTCACCACCGCCATGTCCATCGTGCAGATGCAGGAACGCAACAAGATCCGCCTGTTCCTGCGCCGTGACCCCTATGGCCGCTTCGCCTATGCGCTGGCCTATGTGCCGCGCGATGTGTACTCCACCGAGACGCGCCTGAAGATCCAGCAGATCCTGATGGATCGCCTGCAGGCCACCGACTGCGAGTTCTGGACCTTCTTCTCCGAATCCGTGCTGGCGCGCGTGCAATTCATCCTGCGCCTGGACCCGAAGATCAAGCTGAACGTCGATATCGCGCTACTGGAGAAGGAAGTCATCCAGGCTTGTCGCTCCTGGAAGGACGATTACGCCAGCCTGGTCAACGAAAGCTTCGGTGAAGGACAGGGCACCCGTGTCCTGGCCGACTTCCCGAAAGGCTTCCCGGCCGGCTATCGCGAGCGCTTCGCCCCGCACTCGGCGGTGGTGGACATGCAGCACCTGCATAGCCTGTCCGACGAGCGCCCGCTGGTGATGAGCTTCTACCAGCCGCTGGTCCAGGGCGAGCAGCAGCTGCACTGCAAGCTCTACCACGCCGACACGCCGCTGGCGCTGTCCGATGTGCTGCCGATCCTGGAGAACCTCGGCCTGCGCGTGCTGGGTGAGTTCCCCTACCGCCTTGCGCGCCAGGACGGCCGCCAGTACTGGATTCACGATTTCGCCTTCACCAGCGCCCTGGGTGATGAGGTGGACCTCCAGGAGCTGAACGACACCCTGCAGGACGCCTTCGTCCATATCGTTGGCGGCCACGCCGAGAACGATGCCTTCAACCGGCTGGTGCTGACTGCCGCCATGCCGTGGCGCGACGTTGCCCTGCTGCGTGCCTATGCGCGCTACCTGAAGCAGATTCGCCTGGGCTTCGACCTGTCCTACATCGCCAGCACCCTGCTGAACCACGCCAACATCGCCAAGGAGCTGGTGCGTCTGTTCAAGACCCGCTTCTACCTGGCGCGCAAGCTGGCGGCAGACGATCTGGAGGACAAGCAGCAGAAACTGGAGCACGCCATCCTCAGTGAGCTGGACAACGTTGCGGTGCTCAACGAAGACCGCATCCTGCGTCGCTACCTGGACCTCATCAAGGCGACCCTGCGCACCAACTTCTACCAGCCCGACGCGGCCGGCCAGAACAAGTCCTACTTCAGCTTCAAGCTGAGCCCGCGCCTGATTCCGGAAATCCCGCGTCCGGTGCCCAAGTTCGAAATCTTCGTCTATTGCCCGCGTGTCGAGGGCGTGCACCTGCGCTTCGGCGATGTGGCCCGTGGCGGCCTGCGCTGGTCCGATCGCGAGGAAGACTTCCGTACCGAGGTGCTGGGCCTGGTGAAGGCACAGCAGGTTAAGAACGCGGTGATCGTGCCCATGGGCGCCAAGGGCGGCTTCATCCCGCGTCGCCTGCCGGTTGGCGGCACCCGTGACGACATCCAGAACGAAGCCATCGCCTGCTACCGCATCTTCATCTCCGGTCTGCTGGACGTCACTGACAACCTGAAGGAAGGCAAGGTGGTGCCACCGGCCAACGTGGTGCGCCACGACGCCGACGACCCCTATCTGGTAGTCGCCGCCGACAAGGGCACCGCGACCTTCTCCGACATCGCCAACGGCATTGCCCAGGACTATGGCTTCTGGCTGGGTGACGCCTTCGCCTCCGGCGGTTCGGCTGGCTACGACCACAAGGGCATGGGCATCACTGCCAAGGGTGGCTGGGTGTCGGTGCAGCGTCACTTCCGCGAACGCGGCATCGATGTTCAGAAGGATCACTTCACCGTGATCGGCATCGGTGACATGGCCGGTGACGTATTCGGCAACGGCCTGCTGCTGTCAGACAAGCTGCAGCTGGTGGCCGCCTTCAACCACATGCACATCTTCATCGACCCGAATCCGGACGCGGCGTCCAGCTTCATCGAGCGCAAGCGCATGTTCGATCTGCCGCGCTCGTCCTGGGCCGACTACGACACCAAGCTGATCTCCGAGGGCGGTGGCATTTTCCTGCGCAGCGCCAAGAGCATCGCCATCAGTCCGCAGATGCAGCAGCGCTTCGAGATCGAGGCCGACAAACTGACCCCGACCGAACTGCTCAATGCTCTGCTCAAAGCTCCGGTCGACCTGCTCTGGAACGGCGGCATCGGCACCTACGTCAAGGCCAGCAGCGAGAGCCATGCCGACGTGGGCGACAAGGCCAACGACGCGCTGCGCGTGGACGGCCGCGAACTGCGCGCCAAGGTGGTGGGCGAGGGCGGCAACCTCGGCATGACCCAACTGGGTCGCGTCGAGTACGGCCTCAATGGCGGCGCCAGCAACACCGACTTCATCGACAATGCCGGCGGCGTGGACTGCTCGGACCATGAGGTCAACATCAAGATCCTGCTCAACGAGATCGTGGCCAACGGCGACATGACCGGCAAACAGCGCAACAAGCTGCTGGCCGAGATGACCGACGACGTGGGCAGCCTGGTACTGGGCAACAACTACAAGCAGACCCAGGCGCTGTCCCTGGCACAACGCCGTGCCCGCGAGAAGATTGGCGAGTACAAGCGCCTGGTCGCCGCCCTGGAATCCGCCGGCAAGCTGGATCGCGGCCTGGAGTTCCTGCCTTCGGACGACGAGCTGAACGAGCGTATCGCCAATGGCCAGGGGCTGACCCGTCCCGAGCTGTCGGTGCTGATCTCCTACAGCAAGATCGACCTCAAGGAATCGCTGTTGAAATCGCTGGTGCCGGATGATGACTACCTGGCTCAGGAGATGGAGACTGCATTTCCGGCGCGCCTGGCCGAGACCTTCGGCGAGTCCATGCGCCGCCATCGTCTGAAGCGCGAAATCATCAGCACCCAGATCGCCAACGACCTGGTCAACCACATGGGCATCACCTTCGTGCAGCGTCTGAAGGAGTCCACTGGCATGAGCGCGGCCAACGTGGCTGGCGCCTATGTCGTGGTGCGCGATGTGTTCCGCCTGCCGCATTGGTGGCAGCAGATCGAGGCGCTGGACTACAAGGTGCCGGCCGAGCTGCAGCTGACCCTGATGGATGAGCTGATGCGCCTGGGACGCCGTGCCACCCGTTGGTTCCTGCGCAGCCGTCGTGAAGACCAGAACGCAGCGCGCGACGTGAACCACTTTGCTCCGCGCGTGGAGGCCCTGGCCGGCCGCCTGGACGAGCTTCTCGAAGGCCCGTCCCGCGAGCAGTGGCTCGCACGCTTCCAGTCCTACGTGGAAGCCGGCGCACCCGAGGACCTGGCCCGTGTCGTGGCTGGTACCAGCCACCTCTACACGCTGCTGCCGATCATCGAGGCATCGGATGTCACCGGCAAGGACACCGCCGAAGTGGCTACCGCCTACTTCGCGGTGGGTGGCGCGCTGGATCTGTCCTGGTACCTGCAGCAGATCACCAGCCTGCCGGTGGAAAACAACTGGCAAGCGTTGGCGCGGGAAGCTTTCCGCGACGACCTGGACTGGCAGCAGCGGGCCATCACCATCTCCGTCTTGCAGATGAACGAAGGTCCGGCGGACATCGAGGAGCGTGTGGCTCTGTGGCTGGATCAGCACCGCGCCCTGGTGGAGCGTTGGAAGGCCATGCTGATCGAACTGCGCGCCGCCACAGCTACCGACTACGCCATGTACGCAGTGGCCAACCGCGAGCTCATGGACCTGGCCCAAAGCGGTCAGCACGGCATCTGCATCCCGTGA
- a CDS encoding MoxR family ATPase yields the protein MEHREALVTLRNFLSTQILGQEKLIDRLLVALLADGHLLVEGAPGLAKTKAIKDLADGVEAEFHRIQFTPDLLPADITGTEIYRPENGSFVFQQGPIFHNLVLADEINRAPAKVQSALLEAMAERQVSIGRSTYALPPLFLVMATQNPIEQEGTYPLPEAQLDRFLMHVRIGFPDASVERKILQQARGEALHGETRAEHQVSQQAIFAARKEILGLYMADAVEEYLVHLVMATRTPAKFDSELAEWLAWGASPRGSIALDRCARAHAWMAGRDFVSPEDIQAVLFDVLRHRLILSFEAEAAGIDQDRVIQRILDVVAVA from the coding sequence ATGGAACACCGTGAAGCGCTAGTCACCCTTCGAAACTTCCTTTCCACGCAAATCCTCGGTCAGGAAAAACTCATCGATCGCCTGCTGGTCGCTTTGCTTGCCGACGGCCACCTGCTGGTGGAAGGCGCGCCCGGCCTGGCCAAGACCAAGGCCATCAAGGATCTGGCCGACGGCGTGGAAGCAGAGTTCCATCGCATCCAGTTCACCCCGGACCTGTTGCCGGCTGACATCACCGGCACCGAGATCTACCGCCCTGAGAACGGAAGTTTCGTCTTCCAGCAGGGGCCGATCTTCCACAACCTGGTGCTGGCGGACGAGATCAACCGTGCACCGGCCAAGGTGCAGTCGGCCCTACTGGAAGCCATGGCCGAACGCCAGGTATCCATCGGCCGCTCCACCTACGCCCTGCCTCCGCTGTTCCTGGTTATGGCAACCCAGAACCCGATCGAGCAGGAAGGTACCTATCCCCTCCCTGAAGCCCAGCTTGACCGTTTCCTGATGCACGTACGGATCGGCTTCCCGGACGCGTCGGTGGAACGCAAGATTCTCCAGCAGGCCCGCGGCGAGGCGCTGCATGGCGAGACGCGTGCCGAACACCAGGTCAGCCAGCAGGCGATCTTCGCCGCGCGCAAGGAAATCCTCGGGCTCTACATGGCCGACGCGGTGGAGGAATACCTGGTGCACCTGGTCATGGCCACCCGCACCCCAGCCAAATTCGACAGCGAGCTTGCCGAGTGGCTGGCCTGGGGCGCGAGCCCACGAGGCTCCATCGCACTGGACCGCTGCGCCCGCGCCCATGCCTGGATGGCAGGCCGCGACTTCGTCAGCCCGGAGGACATCCAAGCGGTGCTCTTCGACGTGTTGAGGCATCGCCTGATTCTCTCTTTCGAAGCAGAAGCTGCCGGTATCGACCAGGACCGGGTGATCCAGCGCATCCTGGATGTGGTAGCGGTGGCTTGA